The genomic interval ATTAAGGAGAGGTGTTCGGAATGATTGTTGCAGAACGCGAAGATTTGAAAAGATATATTGCAGTGAATCCTCATTTTAGTAAAGTAGTTGATTTTCTTCAGAATACGGATTTGACAAAGCTTGAACTCGGCAAAGTGGAGATTGATGGCGACAATGTGTTTGCGAATTGTATGTCCTATGTGGCAGATGGTGTTCCAGGACAACAATTTGAAAATCATCAAAAGTACATCGATATTCATTTAGTGCTTGAAAATACGGAAAAAATTGCGGTAACCTCACCACAATTTGTTGAACAGACGGCAGCTTATGATGAGGCGGATGATTTTGCGTTATTTAAAGGTGAACAATATCAATTAGTGGATATGACACCGTCGAATGTGTTGATTACATTTGAAGAAGATTTGCATCAACCGAAAATAAGCAATAACGATCAAACTGTCAAAAAACTTGTCATTAAAGTTTTGAACTAAAGAGGAGGAAAATATTATTAAAGCATTCAAACTATGTATTTATATACTGTCGTTATTGTTAATAATTGGACTCGTTACTCCAAATGCTTTCGCTCAAGTTATCGGACAGGAAAATGAAAATGGATCAAATGCGCTAGTTTTCGAAAGAGATAATATTCAGTTAACAGGTAATGGTATGAATGTAACATCTAGTGTC from Staphylococcus sp. MI 10-1553 carries:
- a CDS encoding YhcH/YjgK/YiaL family protein, producing MIVAEREDLKRYIAVNPHFSKVVDFLQNTDLTKLELGKVEIDGDNVFANCMSYVADGVPGQQFENHQKYIDIHLVLENTEKIAVTSPQFVEQTAAYDEADDFALFKGEQYQLVDMTPSNVLITFEEDLHQPKISNNDQTVKKLVIKVLN